A genomic region of Phragmites australis chromosome 2, lpPhrAust1.1, whole genome shotgun sequence contains the following coding sequences:
- the LOC133908701 gene encoding uncharacterized protein LOC133908701 encodes MLHCSLSKSQPFPLLAAASSPRRTLLAGLLRASYLSKSPAASPAPHPTTTTTTTRASTRAATCPGDPSRFRLGGRVSFSTAPDESASAGGGRALPWLAAENGSSRAPAARTSAGRSSSWETSAEKFFSRDDQYTRMSDDRVSNKVAIREEGDENEPIDNPRWGRIKDRYRRTVGRDGGSRGERFRRERFDKPDMKQWNKQENWGRKTWKEAGEPTVLKMVGQGVYGVGPVLAALMAGRREFYALYMQEGMDLSGSNKKKKDKKAVEKVLRMAEKIGLKVVEASKHDLNIVVDNRPHQGLVLDASPLEMVNTKELEPVRVDGGKAPVWLALDEVMDPQNLGAIIRSAYYFGAEGVVLCSKNSAPLSGVVSKASAGSLELIELLSCRNMMQFLSSSAENGWRVLGATIARKAVPLSEVATGVPTILVLGSEGTGLRPLVERSCTHLVKIPGNVDESVIGADADTDAGEEGNNYYGNQDLKSFLAVESLNVSVAAGVLLYHLAGRDACPVSDNPSVALM; translated from the coding sequence ATGCTCCACTGCAGCCTCTCCAAGTCCCAGCCCTTCCCGCTCCTGGCGGCGGCGTCCTCGCCTCGCCGCACCCTCCTCGCTGGCCTCCTCCGCGCCAGCTACCTCTCCAAGTCCCCGGCCGCCTCACCCGCGCCTCAtccgaccaccaccaccaccaccacccgtGCGAGCACCAGGGCCGCGACTTGCCCCGGCGACCCCTCGCGCTTCCGCCTGGGAGGCAGGGTTTCGTTCTCTACTGCACCAGATGAGTCTGCTTCGGCCGGCGGCGGGAGGGCGCTTCCTTGGCTTGCCGCGGAGAATGGCAGTAGCCGCGCACCCGCTGCGAGGACTAGCGCcggccgctcctcctcctgggaGACCTCCGCGGAGAAGTTCTTCTCTAGGGACGACCAATACACGCGAATGTCGGACGACAGGGTGTCGAACAAGGTGGCAATTAGGGAGGAGGGGGACGAGAATGAGCCAATTGACAATCCCAGATGGGGCAGGATTAAGGACAGGTACCGGCGAACCGTGGGGAGGGATGGAGGGTCCCGTGGTGAAAGGTTTAGAAGGGAGAGGTTTGATAAGCCGGATATGAAGCAGTGGAATAAGCAGGAGAATTGGGGGAGGAAGACGTGGAAAGAGGCAGGGGAACCGACGGTGCTGAAGATGGTGGGGCAAGGGGTTTATGGAGTTGGGCCGGTCCTTGCTGCGCTCATGGCTGGGAGGAGGGAGTTTTATGCATTGTATATGCAGGAAGGTATGGATTTGAGCGggagcaacaagaagaagaaggacaagaaggcagTTGAGAAAGTGCTGCGGATGGCAGAGAAGATCGGGCTTAAGGTTGTGGAGGCGTCAAAGCATGACCTTAACATTGTGGTGGATAACCGGCCACACCAAGGCCTAGTGCTTGATGCATCGCCCTTGGAAATGGTGAATACTAAGGAGTTAGAGCCAGTTAGGGTGGATGGTGGGAAGGCACCAGTCTGGCTAGCCTTGGATGAGGTTATGGATCCTCAGAATCTAGGAGCCATAATTAGATCTGCCTACTACTTTGGTGCTGAGGGGGTTGTGTTGTGTTCTAAGAACTCTGCTCCACTAAGTGGAGTAGTGAGCAAAGCTAGTGCAGGCTCACTTGAGTTGATTGAGCTGCTTTCCTGCAGAAACATGATGCAGTTCCTGTCTTCATCAGCTGAAAATGGGTGGCGAGTTCTTGGTGCTACAATTGCTCGCAAAGCTGTTCCTCTCTCTGAAGTGGCAACAGGGGTGCCAACTATTCTTGTGTTGGGAAGTGAAGGCACCGGTTTGAGACCCCTGGTTGAGCGATCCTGCACACATCTGGTCAAGATTCCTGGAAATGTTGATGAATCTGTCATAGGAGCAGATGCAGACACAGATGCAGGGGAAGAAGGTAATAATTATTATGGTAATCAAGATTTGAAATCGTTCCTTGCAGTGGAGAGTTTGAATGTAAGCGTTGCAGCAGGAGTTTTGCTTTATCACCTGGCTGGAAGAGATGCATGTCCCGTAAGTGATAATCCTAGTGTCGCTCTTATGTAA